A genomic segment from Aspergillus puulaauensis MK2 DNA, chromosome 1, nearly complete sequence encodes:
- the DHR2 gene encoding putative ATP-dependent RNA helicase (Hrh1) (COG:A;~EggNog:ENOG410PIUS;~InterPro:IPR011709,IPR027417,IPR001650,IPR014001, IPR007502,IPR002464;~PFAM:PF04408,PF07717,PF00271;~go_function: GO:0004386 - helicase activity [Evidence IEA]): MPERVRTVFADEDETPPAPVAKQEKPTETTEPRNSDRAEKRSAEKSSISKKNKKRKREELVDGQPRTEKKPIGSQTTDGVQNGKEEAAGAGAGVITKPPKDKERHRVQKPKKDYRVSKDEERGGKFASLKKKAQALYEIRKNLPIFAHGDEIRKHLRKNDVMLLIGETGSGKSTQIPQFLVNESWCRPTKTTIAQDDGTQREALVGGCIAITQPRRVAAISLARRVAEEMGTPLGSSSPASTVGYSVRFDTSASPSTKVKFLTEGMLLQEMLHDPWMTKYSAIVVDEVHERGVNVDLVMGFLRNLVSGEKKGRGGVPLKAVVMSATADMESLQGFFTEGFQGREMKDVEKESKDGIAVCHIKGRQYPVKTIYSPEPVHDFVDAALKVIFQIHYKEPIPGDILVFLTGQETVEALENLVNEYATGMDSSLPKIQVLPLFAALPQVAQQRVFAPAPPRTRKIILATNIAETSVTVSGVRFVVDCGKAKIKQFRTRLGLDSLLVKPISKSAAIQRKGRAGREAPGQCYRLYTEKDYLALDEVNTPEILRCDLSQAILNMKARGVDNVIEFPFLTRPPREALEKALLQLLSIEALEETGKISAIGSHIAKLPLTPTLGRVLLAASDFGPDCLIDVIDIISCLSVENIFLNTSSEEKKEAAETARRDLYRREGDHLTTLATVRSYASENTDRKAWAERHLVSHRAMQAVMDVRKQLTAQCRQAKLLPSSTESQGSNSSIREPSPVLILKSFLRGFSTNTARLVPDGSYRTVVGNQTVAIHPSSVLFGKKVEAILYNEFVFTNRSYARGVSAVQMDWVGEALAGEQ, from the exons ATGCCCGAGCGGGTTCGCaccgtcttcgccgacgaggacgagacaccaccagcacctgTCGCGAAACAAGAAAAGCCAACAGAGACGACGGAACCCCGCAATTCAGACCGTGCCGAAAAGAGGAGCGCCGAGAAATCTAGTAtctcgaagaagaacaagaaacgAAAGCGCGAGGAGCTTGTGGATGGACAGCCTCGAacggagaagaagccgatCGGATCGCAAACCACTGATGGTGTTCAGaacggaaaagaagaggcagCTGGAGCCGGGGCTGGGGTTATTACAAAACCGCCGAAAGATAAGGAGAGACACCGGGTccagaaaccgaagaaggATTATCGGGTATCTAAAGACGAAGAGCGCGGGGGGAAATTCGCCTCGCTGAAGAAAAAAGCGCAAGCGCTCTACGAAATCCGCAAAAACCTCCCTATCTTCGCTCATGGTGATGAGATCCGGAAACACCTGCGCAAGAACGATGTTATGCTATTGATTGGTGAAACTGGTAGCGGAAAAAGTACGCAAATTCCGCAGTTTCTGGTTAACGAGTCGTGGTGTCGGCCAACGAAGACTACTATTGCTCAGGATGATGGGACTCAGAGGGAAGCCCTGGTTGGCGGGTGTATCGCCATTACGCAACCTAGGCGTGTTGCTGCGATTTCGTTAGCTCGGCGtgttgcggaggagatggggacGCCATTGGGCTCTTCGTCACCCGCGAGTACAGTTGGGTATTCGGTGCGATTCGATACATCTGCTTCTCCGAGTACGAAGGTGAAGTTTTTGACGGAAGGAATGTTGCTTCAGGAGATGTTGCATGATCCGTGGATGACGAAGTACAGCGcaattgttgttgatgaagtcCACGAGCGCGGAGTGAATGTTGACTTGGTCATGGGGTTTTTGAGGAACTTGGTCTCTGGGGaaaagaaggggaggggaggtGTGCCACTCAAGGCTGTGGTTATGAGTGCCACAGCTGATATGGAGAGCTTACAAGGCTTCTTCACAGAAGGCTTCCAGGGTCGCGAAATGAAAGACGTTGAAAAAGAATCGAAGGACGGCATCGCTGTGTGTCATATCAAGGGCCGCCAGTATCCCGTCAAAACAATATACTCGCCGGAACCGGTGCATGATTTTGTCGATGCAGCGCTGAAGGTTATCTTTCAGATACATTATAAGGAACCCATCCCAGGTGACATTCTGGTTTTCCTGACTGGGCAGGAGACCGtcgaggcgttggagaaCTTGGTCAACGAGTACGCTACAGGGATGGATTCTTCATTGCCAAAGATCCAAGTACTTCCGCTCTTCGCGGCGCTTCCACAGGTAGCTCAGCAGCGAGTCTTcgctccagcgccgccacGCACCCGCAAAATCATCCTGGCTACGAACATTGCGGAGACATCCGTGACAGTGTCTGGTGTGCGGTTCGTTGTGGATTGTGGAAAGGCGAAAATCAAGCAATTCCGAACCCGGCTAGGCTTGGATTCGCTGCTCGTCAAGCCCATTTCAAAATCAGCTGCCATCCAACGTAAAGGTCGTGCGGGTAGAGAAGCCCCCGGTCAATGCTACCGATTATACACGGAGAAGGACTACCTCGCGCTGGATGAGGTCAATACGCCAGAAATTCTGCGATGTGACCTGAGTCAGGCTATACTCAACATGAAGGCCCGTGGCGTTGACAATGTTATTGAATTCCCATTCTTGACGAGACCCCCACGAGAAGCTTTGGAGAAGGCCCTCCTCCAGTTGCTTAGCATTGAGGCTCTCGAGGAGACTGGCAAGATCAGTGCGATTGGGTCGCATATCGCTAAGCTTCCACTCACACCAACATTAGGTCGGGTGTTGCTTGCGGCGTCAGACTTTGGCCCAGATTGTTTGATTGATGTAATCGACATTATATCTTGTCTGAGCGTGGAGAACATATTTCTGAATACTTCatcagaagagaagaaagaggcggCCGAAACCGCGAGACGCGATCTATATCGGAGAGAAGGTGACCATCTTACGACGTTAGCGACTGTACGATCCTACGCATCAGAGAATACTGATCGGAAGGCATGGGCTGAGCGGCATCTGGTCTCGCATCGGGCGATGCAGGCTGTCATG GACGTCCGCAAGCAACTTACGGCTCAATGCCGACAAGCCAAGTTGCTTCCGAGTTCCACCGAGTCACAAGGCTCGAACTCATCCATCCGGGAGCCATCTCCTGTCTTGATCCTGAAAAGCTTCCTGCGTGGGTTTTCCACGAATACCGCCCGTCTCGTCCCAGATGGTAGCTACCGCACCGTTGTGGGGAACCAGACGGTGGCGATTCACCCCTCCAGTGTCCTGTTTGGTAAAAAGGTGGAGGCGATCCTGTACAATGAGTTTGTGTTTACGAATCGCAGCTATGCACGAGGGGTGAGCGCAGTGCAGATGGATTGGGTCGGAGAGGCCTTGGCTGGGGAGCAATGA
- a CDS encoding putative F-box protein (Pof7) (BUSCO:EOG09261FAB;~COG:S;~EggNog:ENOG410PHB3;~InterPro:IPR001810,IPR036047;~PFAM:PF00646,PF12937;~go_function: GO:0005515 - protein binding [Evidence IEA]), giving the protein MEDNAELESFRRQWREEVLRRGNLNAAEPSQPTPTRPVIPQHRQFPPTRHEASARKEDEEEGPVPYDRNEIVQGVDRLSLNKHSDEDAFHSRESRAEPTSALEHFERAVEREAEGNLGDSLQLYRKAYRLDAAVDKEYRNKHFAGAWKKAPQPSTHSEPTKAAPVEQPTIVPTPELISLFASAPIPPADPIFEGDPRPPCPIAHVPSEVIVEILSHVALADPAAFCRMALVCKRFAYHFAREQHIWKRLCQGAGFGFKSMHYSFACDIHGNPEHTLMPQARYTPFPSDIPVQLPSPLSSWSEVFHSFPRIRFTGVYISTVNYTRAGAASAYSNISWNSPIHIVTYYRYLRFYSDGTVIYILSTVEPVDVVPHINKVNVTAARATSRKQNPRTAPDVAASAHEPVPAVAMDALKRAQWGRWRLSKPTSPTDPPEEAEYSFPNKDKSATTPDPRDLVIETEGVGASKYVYVLHLALRSSTARPVNNNPALPNPSKNTKLVWKGYWSYDKLTDDWAEFGLKNDRAFVFRRVRGWGMD; this is encoded by the exons GAGGAAACCTCAATGCAGCCGAACCATCGCAGCCGACACCTACAAGACCTGTCAttcctcaacaccgacaaTTTCCCCCCACCCGGCATGAAGCGTCTGCGCGcaaagaagatgaagaggaagggcCGGTGCCATACGATCGGAACGAGATAGTACAAGGGGTTGACCGTCTGTCTTTAAATAAACATAGCGACGAAGATGCCTTTCATTCACGAGAGTCCCGAGCCGAACCTACATCGGCTCTGGAACATTTTGAAAGAGCGGTCGAGAGGGAAGCGGAAGGAAATCTAGGAGATAGTCTCCAGCTCTACCGCAAAGCATACCGA TTGGATGCCGCTGTCGACAAGGAGTACAGGAATAAGCATTTTGCTGGCGCGTGGAAGAAAGCGCCACAACCAAGTACACACAGCGAGCCTACCAAAGCGGCGCCAGTTGAACAGCCGACAATCGTCCCAACACCGGAACTTATCAGCTTATTTGCGAGTGCGCCGATTCCCCCGGCGGACCCCATATTCGAAGGCGATCCCCGTCCCCCATGCCCCATTGCGCATGTTCCATCTGAGGTCATAGTCGAGATTCTGAGTCATGTCGCTCTGGCCGACCCAGCAGCGTTCTGCCGAATGGCACTGGTGTGCAAAAGGTTTGCGTATCATTTCGCACGTGAACAACATATCTGGAAACGACTGTGTCAAGGTGCTGGATTCGGTTTCAAGTCAATGCATTACTCGTTTGCGTGCGATATCCACGGCAACCCTGAACATACTTTGATGCCTCAAGCTCGGTATACACCGTTCCCCAGCGATATTCCAGTTCAACTCCCGAGCCCACTGTCTTCGTGGAGTGAGGTTTTCCATTCTTTCCCCCGCATCCGCTTCACTGGAGTATACATCAGCACGGTAAACTACACTCGCGCCGGTGCAGCGTCCGCATATTCGAATATCTCATGGAACAGTCCGATTCATATTGTGACGTATTACCGTTATCTCCGCTTCTACTCTGACGGGACCGTCATCTATATCCTTTCAACAGTGGAACCGGTCGACGTCGTTCCGCATATCAACAAAGTAAACGTGACGGCAGCACGGGCAACATCCCGTAAGCAGAATCCACGGACTGCCCCTGACGTGGCAGCCTCAGCCCATGAACCGGTACCTGCTGTTGCTATGGATGCGTTGAAGCGCGCTCAATGGGGCCGATGGCGTCTTTCGAAACCAACGTCACCAACGGATCCGCCTGAAGAAGCCGAATATTCTTTCCCGAATAAGGACAAATCAGCCACTACCCCTGACCCCAGGGACTTGGTGATCGAAACTGAAGGAGTGGGGGCGTCCAAGTATGTTTATGTTCTTCATCTAGCCCTTCGCTCGTCGACCGCTCGCCCCGTCAACAACAATCCGGCGCTCCCCAACCCGTCGAAAAATACCAAGTTAGTCTGGAAGGGGTACTGGAGCTACGACAAACTCACGGATGACTGGGCGGAGTTCGGGCTGAAGAACGACCGCGCGTTCGTCTTCCGACGCGTTAGAGGTTGGGGTATGGATTAA